One window from the genome of Sphingomonas lacunae encodes:
- a CDS encoding potassium transporter Kup, with product MTAQGLEESAQSPMGPGHDGDDQLESAGGHRRDPFVKLAVGAVGVVFGDIGTSPIYAFRETFAGHHPLAPDALHIYGVLSLVFWSMMLVVTIKYVSVIMRADNKGEGGSLALLALINRETGGTRRWSTSIILLGVFATALFYADSMITPAMTVLSAVEGLTVVEARFEPLVLPIAIGILLFLFFIQARGTAKVGALFGPIMLIYFLTLAVLGIGHIVDHPQILMALNPWYAFQFFLTDRWLAFLALGSVVLAVTGAEALYADMGHFGRNPIRVSWLAFVLPALMLNYLGQGAMIMALTPAEAQEAIKNPFFLLAPESFQLPLVILATLASIIASQAVISGAFSLTQQAIQLGFIPRLKIQHTSETAAGQIYIPSINWGLMIMVLLLVMTFQSSTNLAGAYGIAVTGAMTIDTFLLVVVLFNLWRWKFYYALPLLIIFFIVDFAYLGANLTKVPDGGWAPLLIGGVIFTMLTTWARGRKLMHDRMAEASMPVSLFVQSAANSAIRVPGTAVFMTSTAQGVPHALLHNLKHNKVVHERIILLTVQIKDVPYVDDDKQLAVEDLGQGFHRVILRYGFMQTPDVPVALANVKNCGPQFRMIDTSFFLSRQTLIAAQRPGMALWREKLFAWMLRNAESAMEFFRLPTNRVVELGSQVEI from the coding sequence ATGACCGCACAAGGCCTTGAGGAATCTGCCCAGTCCCCGATGGGGCCCGGACATGATGGGGATGATCAGCTCGAGTCGGCTGGTGGTCACCGGCGCGATCCTTTTGTGAAACTGGCGGTCGGAGCGGTCGGTGTCGTGTTTGGCGATATCGGGACCAGTCCGATCTATGCTTTCCGCGAGACCTTTGCCGGCCATCACCCGCTCGCTCCCGATGCGCTGCACATCTACGGCGTGTTGAGCCTCGTCTTCTGGTCGATGATGCTGGTGGTGACGATCAAATATGTGTCGGTCATCATGCGTGCTGACAACAAGGGGGAGGGCGGCAGCCTGGCCCTGCTCGCGCTGATCAACCGTGAAACCGGCGGCACACGGCGTTGGTCGACCTCCATCATCCTGCTCGGCGTCTTTGCGACTGCGCTTTTCTATGCCGACAGCATGATCACGCCAGCGATGACCGTATTGTCCGCGGTAGAAGGCCTGACCGTTGTGGAAGCGCGGTTCGAACCGCTGGTGCTGCCTATTGCTATCGGCATTCTGCTTTTCCTGTTCTTCATCCAGGCGCGCGGGACGGCCAAGGTCGGGGCCTTGTTTGGCCCGATCATGCTCATCTATTTTCTGACCCTGGCAGTGTTGGGGATCGGCCATATCGTCGATCATCCTCAAATCCTGATGGCTCTGAATCCCTGGTACGCCTTCCAGTTCTTCCTGACCGACCGCTGGCTGGCTTTTCTCGCGCTGGGATCGGTCGTGCTCGCAGTGACAGGGGCTGAGGCGCTCTATGCCGACATGGGACATTTCGGCCGCAATCCCATCCGGGTGTCCTGGCTGGCCTTTGTCTTGCCGGCGTTGATGCTGAACTATCTGGGGCAGGGCGCCATGATCATGGCTCTCACACCTGCCGAAGCTCAGGAAGCGATCAAAAACCCCTTCTTCCTGCTGGCACCTGAAAGCTTCCAGTTGCCGCTGGTCATATTGGCGACCCTTGCCTCGATCATCGCCAGCCAGGCGGTGATCAGCGGCGCCTTTTCCCTCACCCAGCAGGCGATCCAGCTCGGTTTCATTCCGCGGCTCAAGATTCAGCACACCAGCGAAACGGCGGCAGGCCAGATCTACATCCCCAGCATCAACTGGGGCCTGATGATCATGGTCTTGCTGTTGGTGATGACGTTCCAGTCGTCTACAAACCTTGCCGGTGCCTATGGCATTGCGGTGACCGGCGCGATGACCATCGACACGTTCCTCCTGGTGGTTGTGCTGTTCAACCTGTGGCGCTGGAAATTCTATTATGCCCTGCCTCTGCTGATCATCTTCTTCATCGTTGATTTCGCCTATCTCGGCGCGAACCTGACCAAGGTGCCTGATGGCGGTTGGGCGCCGCTGCTGATTGGCGGGGTGATCTTCACCATGCTCACCACCTGGGCGCGCGGGCGCAAACTGATGCATGATCGCATGGCCGAGGCGTCGATGCCTGTAAGCCTGTTTGTGCAAAGCGCAGCGAACAGCGCCATCCGCGTTCCCGGCACCGCTGTTTTCATGACGTCGACCGCGCAGGGTGTGCCGCACGCCCTGTTGCACAATCTCAAACATAACAAGGTGGTTCATGAACGGATCATCCTGCTGACCGTCCAGATCAAGGACGTGCCCTATGTCGATGACGACAAGCAGCTTGCAGTCGAAGATCTTGGGCAGGGATTCCATCGGGTCATTTTGCGCTACGGTTTCATGCAGACGCCTGATGTTCCTGTCGCGCTCGCTAATGTGAAGAATTGTGGGCCACAGTTCCGGATGATTGACACCAGCTTCTTCCTCTCGCGACAAACGCTGATTGCCGCGCAAAGGCCGGGCATGGCCTTGTGGCGGGAAAAGCTCTTCGCCTGGATGTTGCGCAATGCGGAAAGCGCGATGGAGTTTTTCCGTCTGCCAACAAACCGGGTGGTCGAACTGGGCAGCCAGGTGGAAATCTGA
- a CDS encoding cytochrome c-type biogenesis protein, translated as MTAAAQNRLPPAPYAYQQLEDPAQEAKAKLLMEELRCLVCQGQSIADSDAPLAGDMRSQVREKIAAGESPDAIRQFLIDRYGNWVTYDPPLGMDTLILYIAPLLALAFGLWLAIGRMRRDAGKDQSGKGQGDAA; from the coding sequence ATGACCGCCGCGGCGCAGAACCGTCTGCCGCCGGCACCCTATGCCTATCAGCAGCTTGAGGATCCGGCACAGGAGGCCAAGGCCAAGTTGCTGATGGAAGAACTGCGCTGTCTCGTCTGTCAGGGACAATCGATCGCCGACAGCGATGCCCCGCTTGCCGGCGATATGCGCAGCCAGGTTCGGGAAAAGATTGCGGCGGGGGAAAGTCCGGATGCCATTCGCCAGTTTCTGATCGACCGCTATGGCAATTGGGTGACCTATGATCCGCCCTTGGGGATGGATACGCTGATCCTCTACATCGCGCCGTTGTTGGCGCTTGCCTTTGGCCTTTGGCTTGCGATCGGCCGGATGCGGCGCGATGCTGGAAAGGATCAATCCGGCAAGGGTCAGGGGGACGCGGCATGA
- a CDS encoding NAD(P)H-dependent flavin oxidoreductase: MPLPAIFDKLRLPVIGSPLFIISTPELVIAQCKAGVVGSFPALNARPQTLLDEWLHQITEELAAWDRDNPDQPSAPFAVNQIVHRSNNRLEGDLAICEKWAVPITITSLGAREELNQAVHGWGGITLHDIIDNRFAHKAVEKGADGLIPVATGAGGHAGTQSPFALMQEIREWFDGPIALSGAISNGRSILAAQALGADFAYIGTAFISTEEANAVDGYKNAIVEGDAAGIVYSDLFTGVHGNYLRSSIEAAGMDPDNLPKGDISTMNFGSGGNTEAKAWKDIWGAGQGVGAIKNVTSVAELVARFEGEYHAAYDALGPLIRRR, encoded by the coding sequence ATGCCCCTGCCCGCCATTTTCGACAAGCTGCGCCTGCCGGTCATCGGTTCACCGCTGTTCATCATCTCTACCCCTGAACTCGTCATCGCACAGTGCAAGGCAGGCGTGGTCGGATCGTTCCCGGCGCTGAATGCGCGTCCACAGACCCTGCTCGATGAATGGCTGCACCAGATTACCGAGGAACTGGCGGCTTGGGATCGGGACAACCCCGATCAACCGTCGGCCCCCTTTGCGGTCAACCAGATCGTCCATCGTTCGAACAACCGGCTCGAAGGCGATCTCGCCATCTGTGAAAAGTGGGCGGTGCCGATCACGATCACCTCTTTGGGTGCGCGTGAAGAACTGAATCAAGCGGTGCATGGCTGGGGCGGCATCACGCTGCATGACATCATTGACAACCGCTTCGCCCACAAGGCGGTGGAAAAGGGCGCAGACGGCCTGATTCCGGTGGCAACAGGCGCTGGTGGCCATGCGGGCACCCAGTCGCCTTTTGCCCTGATGCAAGAAATCCGCGAATGGTTTGACGGACCGATTGCACTGTCCGGCGCAATTTCAAATGGCCGCTCGATCCTCGCTGCACAGGCGCTGGGTGCTGACTTTGCCTATATCGGCACGGCCTTCATTTCGACCGAGGAAGCAAATGCGGTCGATGGCTACAAAAATGCAATCGTTGAAGGGGACGCTGCGGGCATCGTTTATTCAGACCTTTTCACAGGCGTTCACGGCAACTACCTGCGTTCATCAATTGAGGCTGCGGGCATGGACCCCGACAATCTGCCAAAGGGTGACATCAGCACGATGAACTTTGGTTCGGGTGGCAACACTGAAGCCAAGGCGTGGAAGGACATCTGGGGCGCCGGACAGGGTGTCGGCGCGATCAAGAATGTCACGAGCGTCGCTGAACTCGTGGCCCGTTTTGAGGGTGAGTATCACGCGGCCTATGATGCGTTGGGTCCGCTCATCCGTCGGCGCTGA
- a CDS encoding tetratricopeptide repeat protein, with protein MIMIGVALLVGGLVWAAIAFGGRIAPSQRLPMAAVIMLGLSAYFLLGSPSMPGASKPPPQLEGFGEAMRDPRNGLANVRGPAAMWLGLSDGMLRSGNSQMAAIALESGLRQHPRDADLWVGYGNALVAHGNGMVTPAAEMAFQRAAQLDPEHPAPAFFTGLGLAQSGDIEGARRVWQALLDRSPPGAPWREDLSGRLQMLPPAASSSPTDAAGVPVR; from the coding sequence ATGATAATGATAGGCGTCGCTCTTCTGGTTGGCGGCCTGGTCTGGGCGGCCATTGCTTTCGGCGGGCGGATAGCACCGTCACAGCGCTTGCCGATGGCGGCTGTGATCATGCTTGGGCTCTCGGCCTATTTCCTGCTCGGCAGCCCTTCAATGCCCGGTGCGTCGAAGCCGCCCCCCCAGTTGGAAGGGTTTGGCGAGGCGATGCGCGATCCGCGCAATGGTTTGGCCAATGTGCGGGGTCCTGCGGCTATGTGGCTGGGATTGTCCGATGGCATGCTCAGGTCCGGCAACAGCCAGATGGCGGCGATTGCGCTGGAAAGTGGACTTCGACAGCATCCGCGCGATGCTGATTTGTGGGTAGGTTATGGCAACGCGCTGGTCGCGCATGGCAATGGCATGGTCACGCCGGCGGCTGAAATGGCGTTTCAGCGGGCAGCGCAGCTCGACCCTGAACATCCTGCACCGGCCTTTTTCACCGGACTGGGACTGGCGCAGTCGGGAGATATAGAGGGCGCGCGACGAGTGTGGCAGGCGCTGCTTGACCGCTCCCCGCCGGGCGCCCCATGGCGTGAGGATCTCAGCGGTCGGCTACAGATGCTACCTCCGGCGGCATCTTCTTCTCCGACTGATGCCGCTGGCGTGCCGGTCCGGTGA
- a CDS encoding DsbE family thiol:disulfide interchange protein: MSELETPPSSSRWISWAPLAVIAVLGVLFVWGLTRGDTQAIQSQWINKPVPTFALTAAVPERPGLSSRVFSDGRPRLINVFASWCIPCKVEAPVLEELSRRGVIIEGIAIRDRRDDLQRFLAEHGNPYASIGADDRSEVQIALGSSGVPETFLVDGRGVIREQIQGVILPEQVDELIAKLEAMR; the protein is encoded by the coding sequence ATGAGCGAGTTGGAGACGCCGCCGTCCTCTTCCCGCTGGATCAGTTGGGCACCTCTGGCGGTTATCGCTGTGCTCGGTGTCCTGTTCGTCTGGGGCCTGACTCGTGGTGACACACAGGCGATCCAGTCACAATGGATCAACAAGCCGGTGCCGACCTTTGCCCTGACGGCAGCGGTGCCTGAGCGGCCAGGACTGTCCAGCAGGGTGTTCAGTGATGGCCGCCCGCGCCTGATCAACGTGTTTGCCAGCTGGTGCATTCCGTGCAAGGTGGAGGCTCCGGTGCTTGAGGAATTGAGTCGCCGCGGTGTCATCATCGAAGGCATTGCCATCCGGGACCGGCGCGATGATTTGCAGCGCTTTCTTGCCGAACACGGCAACCCCTATGCCAGCATCGGCGCAGATGACCGTAGCGAGGTGCAGATCGCGCTGGGTTCGTCCGGTGTGCCCGAAACCTTTCTTGTGGACGGACGTGGCGTTATTCGCGAACAGATCCAAGGGGTGATCCTGCCTGAACAGGTAGATGAACTGATTGCGAAGCTGGAGGCCATGCGCTGA
- a CDS encoding AHH domain-containing protein, producing the protein MARRALVVAGYHQRLAKSLMVRRASRGPDVIAPAKTGYQHHHLLPLALARRAQIAQFLASLGPVGFRLTDRQANCLWLPAEERLAWRTGSALHRGPHPRYTEVVAARVERIRSGGQGLSASQRELLALRRLCRLQRVLAHILSGAGPRLVQLNRRDPLRLFQDYSQLDAAIGALHGVNLPVSADG; encoded by the coding sequence ATGGCAAGACGGGCATTGGTGGTTGCCGGTTACCATCAGCGGTTGGCAAAATCGCTGATGGTCAGGCGGGCATCCCGCGGTCCAGATGTCATTGCCCCGGCAAAGACCGGTTATCAGCATCATCACCTGCTTCCCTTGGCCTTGGCCCGGCGCGCGCAAATAGCGCAGTTTCTGGCTTCTCTTGGTCCTGTCGGATTTCGCCTGACTGATCGCCAAGCCAATTGCTTGTGGCTTCCGGCCGAGGAACGATTGGCCTGGCGTACCGGATCCGCCCTGCATCGTGGCCCCCACCCGCGTTACACCGAGGTTGTGGCGGCGCGTGTCGAACGGATCAGGTCAGGGGGACAGGGGCTTTCTGCTTCCCAGCGTGAGTTGCTTGCCCTTCGGCGATTATGCCGCTTGCAGCGGGTATTGGCGCATATTCTGTCCGGCGCGGGCCCGCGGCTGGTGCAGCTCAACCGTCGGGACCCGTTGCGTCTGTTTCAGGACTATAGCCAGCTCGATGCCGCGATTGGCGCGCTGCACGGCGTCAACTTGCCGGTCAGCGCCGACGGATGA